The Bacteroidota bacterium sequence TAGTCGAGGACTGTGTGGATTTTGATCGCCCCCTTGGCCTGTCTGTACTTCGCCCAGTCGAACACTTCCATGCAAAGCGACACCAGCGTGGAATCAATCGAATAGACCTTGTTTTTGATCCTCAGCTTGCCAGGCCTGTTGCCCATGAAGGTACCCGAAAGGTGGTCGAAAAGGGCGAAATAGAAGTCCCGGAACAACTCCCAATCACGGTTGGTGTTGCCGTAGCTGATCGAGGACTTGGATGGGGCGCGCGTCACGCCGAGGTGGTTCAGGTTGCCAGCACTGCTACGAAGGCCGTTGGCAATGTCCCGCAGGGACTCGC is a genomic window containing:
- a CDS encoding IS4 family transposase, with the protein product MSNITIFAQMVSILPRNLFQKEVAEHKSDFACKGFDSWTHLISMLFLQIAKCESLRDIANGLRSSAGNLNHLGVTRAPSKSSISYGNTNRDWELFRDFYFALFDHLSGTFMGNRPGKLRIKNKVYSIDSTLVSLCMEVFDWAKYRQAKGAIKIHTVLDYDGLLPVFAVVTEGKTHDVIAARGISFPSGSVLLMDRGYLDYGPL